A window of the Hevea brasiliensis isolate MT/VB/25A 57/8 chromosome 6, ASM3005281v1, whole genome shotgun sequence genome harbors these coding sequences:
- the LOC110631994 gene encoding uncharacterized protein LOC110631994, whose amino-acid sequence MSDIEIDVPIGDSFSDNYGEENLLSAKVGFAQLMLLSGGRVIVEVTNAEEAKIAEEGGAACCVVHQGKRMPDLSIVRKIKQAVSIPVMVRIRVGHFVEAWILEAIGVDYIDESELMGYAANNNYISKQYFRVPFGCRCKNLKEALARIKEGAAIIWIHGEEGSSLGGTVENVKSIMQTTSNLKHCNEDEVSTFAKEMDASDDLVAQIRDMGKLPVVQIAMGGVETPADAALMMHLGCDGVCIRSEIFEFEHAYSWNPSKRLPAIVKAVNHYNNPRVLAECSNTEEADDDTDDLV is encoded by the coding sequence ATGTCTGATATTGAAATTGATGTCCCAATAGGTGACAGCTTTAGTGATAATTATGGTGAAGAGAATCTCCTCTCTGCGAAGGTGGGATTCGCGCAACTAATGCTTCTCTCAGGAGGAAGAGTCATTGTTGAGGTCACCAATGCAGAGGAAGCGAAAATTGCAGAGGAAGGAGGAGCTGCTTGCTGTGTTGTTCACCAAGGAAAGCGCATGCCTGATTTATCTATCGTCAGGAAAATCAAGCAAGCAGTGTCAATTCCTGTCATGGTGAGAATTCGAGTTGGTCATTTTGTTGAAGCCTGGATTCTTGAAGCAATAGGCGTGGATTACATCGATGAGAGTGAACTTATGGGTTATGCAGCTAACAATAACTACATCAGTAAGCAATATTTTCGAGTACCATTTGGTTGCAGGTGCAAGAATCTGAAAGAAGCATTAGCAAGGATTAAGGAAGGTGCAGCCATAATTTGGATCCACGGAGAGGAAGGATCTTCGTTGGGTGGGACAGTGGAGAATGTGAAGTCAATAATGCAAACAACATCGAACTTGAAACACTGCAACGAAGACGAGGTTTCTACATTTGCAAAGGAGATGGACGCATCTGATGATCTGGTAGCACAAATCAGGGATATGGGTAAGCTTCCAGTTGTCCAAATTGCAATGGGAGGTGTTGAGACTCCTGCTGATGCAGCACTGATGATGCATTTGGGTTGTGATGGGGTGTGTATTAGATCAGAAATCTTTGAATTCGAACATGCCTACAGTTGGAATCCATCTAAGAGACTTCCAGCAATAGTTAAAGCTGTTAACCACTATAACAATCCACGGGTTTTAGCAGAGTGCAGTAATACGGAGGAGGCTGATGATGATACTGACGATTTGGTCTGA